One Triplophysa rosa linkage group LG9, Trosa_1v2, whole genome shotgun sequence genomic window carries:
- the tlr4bb gene encoding LOW QUALITY PROTEIN: toll-like receptor 4b, duplicate b (The sequence of the model RefSeq protein was modified relative to this genomic sequence to represent the inferred CDS: substituted 1 base at 1 genomic stop codon) codes for MQEWSCHVILFHFXITKNTHYSCAGRNLTHIPASLPLTVTTLDFSFNFLNSLTKCVFPLLYNLQALDLTRCHIYHIEDDAFYNVRNLTSLILTGNPVTHFGLECFNVLHNLQQLVLVDVGLTSLQLHINNLTRLQELKVGTNNIQSMTLPSFMSTFTRFSLLDLHANNISIIKSDHTAVLREIGRNMTLILCRNPLLHIEPGAFKDIYLKELDIRSAFVSLNAQKGCFKALDGLSVDKLFIGKYRMERKIEVTDPNYLDGLCSINFNELYFVQKEFSMSEMHVFKCMVNATKITVKRGYLHNMGYVPFHHLKELYLGATSLSAIPCISGIHSLEKLVVKNIIPMTFLGVADLPLLRYVDLSGNLLNLKDCCSQFFQRCQNIRHMNLSRNSEIGMADKPFSGFDLLEVLDFHHTKLHVVFHFLEGLQNVQYLDISYTSISFSNYMDFHDLGNLTVLKMKGNSFRGDMLSNLLQNLKNLEVLDISHCGIEKISRTSFKGMQKLRHLYLSQNKLMVLDFLVHPDLKQLTSVYVDKNSIISISLDVLQKLPTNLSVFDLSSNPIECSCAHTDFILWIIEHRGILEQPQNILCKTFSASSDFPATDFDIDSCVYNTRLTVILLICCVTAVTVLSVVAYRFQFYLKYCCILLKGYKSPKQQECSYDAFVIFSSYDEMWIMNELVENLENGVPPVHLCLHMRDFEAGKSIASNIIDEGIMGSQKVIVVVSQHFIDSAWCRFEFELAQSWFVMERNANIIIIILEDVEERKTKKVFGLHKHLKKNTYLKWSRDPLSNLRFWIRLRKAATK; via the exons ATGCAGGAATGGTCTTGTCATgtgattttgtttcatttttagataACAAAGAATACACACTATTCATGTGCTGGGAGAAATCTGACTCATATACCTGCCAGTCTTCCTCTCACTGTCACAACTCTGGATTTCAGTTTCAATTTCTTGAACTCTTTAACTAAATGTGTGTTTCCCTTACTGTACAATCTACAAGCCCTGGATCTCACGag ATGTCATATCTATCACATAGAAGATGATGCTTTCTACAATGTGAGAAATTTAACTTCTTTGATTCTGACTGGAAACCCCGTTACACATTTTGGACttgaatgttttaatgttttacataATCTACAGCAACTAGTTCTTGTGGATGTTGGGCTCACTTCTTTACAGCTTCATATCAATAATTTAACCAGGCTACAGGAACTTAAAGTGGGAACAAATAACATTCAGTCCATGACTCTCCCTTCATTCATGAGCACCTTCACACGCTTCAGTTTACTCGATCTACATGCCAATAATATATCCATCATAAAATCTGATCACACCGCTGTGTTACGAGAGATTGGCAGAAATATGACTTTAATACTGTGTAGGAATCCATTATTACACATAGAACCAGGAGCTTTCAAAGACATTTATCTGAAAGAGCTGGACATACGGTCTGCTTTTGTCTCATTGAATGCACAAAAGGGATGTTTTAAAGCACTTGATGGTCTCAGCGTTGATAAACTTTTTATAGGAAAATACCGAATGGAAAGGAAAATTGAGGTGACAGATCCCAATTACCTGGATGGTCTTTGCTCAATTAATTTCaatgaattatattttgttcagaAAGAATTCTCTATGTCTGAAATGCATGTGTTTAAATGTATGGTTAATGCAACCAAAATCACAGTGAAAAGAGGATATTTACATAACATGGGATATGTTCCTTTTCACCATCTAAAGGAACTTTATTTAGGAGCCACTAGTTTATCTGCCATACCATGTATTTCAGGCATACATAGCTTAGAAAAGCTAGTGGTGAAAAATATCATACCAATGACATTTCTTGGTGTTGCTGACTTGCCTCTTCTTCGATATGTAGATCTTAGTGGAAACCTGTTAAATCTGAAAGACTGCTGTTCCCAGTTTTTTCAAAGGTGTCAGAATATTAGGCACATGAATCTTAGTCGCAACTCAGAGATAGGAATGGCCGATAAACCTTTTTCTGGATTTGACCTGCTCGAAGTGTTGGACTTTCACCACACAAAACTGCATGTAGTTTTTCACTTTTTAGAAGGTCTTcaaaatgtacagtatctgGATATTTCCTACACGAGTATTTCTTTCTCAAACTACATGGATTTTCATGACCTGGGGAATCTTACGGTGCTCAAAATGAAAGGAAACAGTTTCCGTGGAGACATGTTGAGTAATCTGTTACAGAATCTCAAAAATTTGGAGGTTCTTGACATTTCACATTGTGGAATCGAGAAAATTTCTAGGACATCTTTCAAAGGCATGCAGAAATTACGTCATTTGTATTTAAGTCAAAACAAGCTGATGGTTTTGGACTTTCTTGTCCATCCAGACCTGAAACAACTTACATCGGTTTACGTTGATAAAAACAGCATTATTAGTATCTCACTTGATGTTCTCCAGAAGTTACCCACAAACCTTTCAGTGTTCGACTTGTCCTCTAATCCCATCGAATGCTCCTGTGctcacacagattttattttgtGGATTATCGAACATCGAGGAATTTTGGAGCAGCCGCAAAACATATTATGTAAAACCTTTTCAGCAAGCTCAGATTTTCCAGCTACTGATTTTGACATTGACAGCTGTGTGTACAACACAAGACTCACAGTTATTTTATTGATCTGTTGTGTGACAGCAGTAACAGTTTTATCAGTCGTGGCTTATAGATTCCAGTTTTATCTGAAATACTGCTGTATACTACTGAAAGGTTATAAATCACCCAAACAACAAGAATGTTCCTATGATGCCTTTGTGATTTTCTCAAGCTATGATGAAATGTGGATCATGAATGAACTGGTGGAAAATCTGGAGAACGGTGTTCCACCTGTTCACCTTTGCCTTCACATGCGAGACTTTGAAGCCGGCAAATCCATCGCCTCCAACATCATAGATGAAGGAATTATGGGTAGCCAGAAGGTGATTGTGGTGGTGTCTCAGCACTTCATTGATAGTGCCTGGTGTCGCTTTGAGTTTGAATTAGCTCAGTCCTGGTTTGTGATGGAACGCAATgccaacatcatcatcatcattctggaagatgtggaggagagaaaaactaaaaaagtgTTTGGGC